In Cryptomeria japonica chromosome 10, Sugi_1.0, whole genome shotgun sequence, a genomic segment contains:
- the LOC131858845 gene encoding (+)-borneol dehydrogenase 1-like, which yields MKRFEGKVVIVTGGSNGIGAATARKFVAEGAYVYIADIDEEGGVKVCQELDGNASFVKCDVAIETHVKGVVDRAMEEKGRLDIMVNNAGMLHAHGNSITQVSIETWERVMDVNVTGAMLGMKHAARVMIPRNSGSILFTCSVLGLMKTENASHGYIASKNALLGLMKSGAVELAKLGIRVNAVSCLGILTKMLQEWLDEVSNGMCPKEVFEDELQRNATNGRKLTLDDVANAFLFLASDEASYINGHNLIVDGGYSVHGRDMVSFKDPPRH from the coding sequence ATGAAGAGATTCGAAGGCAAAGTGGTAATTGTGACAGGTGGATCAAATGGCATAGGTGCAGCCACGGCTAGGAAATTCGTAGCAGAAGGTGCTTATGTGTACATTGCTGACATTGATGAAGAGGGAGGGGTTAAAGTTTGCCAAGAGCTCGATGGGAATGCTTCATTTGTGAAGTGTGATGTGGCAATAGAGACCCATGTGAAAGGGGTCGTAGATCGGGCGATGGAGGAGAAGGGGCGTCTAGATATCATGGTGAACAATGCGGGTATGTTGCACGCTCATGGCAATTCCATCACGCAGGTCTCTATTGAGACTTGGGAAAGAGTGATGGATGTGAATGTTACGGGGGCTATGTTAGGAATGAAGCACGCTGCGAGGGTCATGATTCCACGTAACTCTGGTTCCATACTCTTTACCTGCAGTGTTTTGGGACTGATGAAGACTGAGAATGCCTCTCATGGTTACATAGCTTCTAAGAATGCTCTGTTGGGTTTGATGAAGAGCGGTGCAGTGGAGTTGGCAAAGTTAGGAATACGTGTGAATGCTGTCTCATGCTTAGGGATTCTGACAAAGATGCTTCAGGAGTGGCTTGATGAGGTGTCTAACGGGATGTGTCCTAAGGAGGTCTTTGAGGATGAGTTACAGAGGAATGCTACTAATGGACGGAAGCTTACTCTTGATGATGTGGCTAATGCTTTCTTGTTTCTAGCATCTGATGAGGCTTCCTACATCAATGGGCACAACCTTATAGTTGATGGGGGTTATTCTGTCCATGGTCGAGATATGGTGAGCTTCAAAGATCCACCTCGTCATTAG